Below is a window of Deinococcus sonorensis KR-87 DNA.
CGGCCACCGGGTCAGCTCCGAGATGTATGAGTATCTGCTCGACCACGGCATGACCCGGGAGGAGTACCACTTTTTTCTGGGCAACCGCCTGAAGCACCACTGCATCATGGGCAACGACTATTACGTCACCAATGAGCACCTGATGGCCAGCGACGGGAACTCGCGCGCGTCCGGCGAGATCTACGGCTACTCGGTCATCACCACCCAGTACTCCAACCGCTACGGCCTGCCGGTGATGCACACCGAAACCAACATGACCGAAGGGCCAAAGGGTGACGAGGCCGTCTGCTGGCTGCGCAAGGAGTGGGCCAACGTGCTGCGCGTCCGCAACGACGGCGTGCCGATCGTTGGCTTCACGTGGTATTCGCTGACCGATCAGGTGGACTGGGACTGCGCTCTGCGCGAGAACAACGGCCGGGTCAATCCGCTGGGCCTCTATGACCTGAACCGCAACATCCGCCCGGTGGGCGCGGCCTACAAGCAGCTGATCGCCGAATGGCGCGACGTCCTGCCGATGCAGAGCGTGGTGCTGAGCCTCCCGATCGCCCCGCCCAGCCAGCAGGCGCAGGCCGGCACCGGGCAGGTGGCCCAGGTGGTGGGCAAGGCCGGCACGCTGGGCGCCCAGAGCACGCCTTCGGCCTCCAAGGAGCAGTGAGCATGACCACAGACCCGCAGCACACGCCGTCGCCCCCGCTGGCCCACAGCAATCCCAACCCGACCTCCGGCGCCATTCCCAGAACCGACCCGAGTCCGCTGCCGGCGGTCAGCGCCCGGCGCTTCGAGGACCGGACGGTGCTGGTGACCGGGGCGGCCAGCGGCATCGGGCTGGCCACCGCCCTGCGCTTTGCCCAGGAGGGCGCCCGCGTAGTGATCGCCGACCTGCACGCCGATCAGGCCCAGGCCGCCGCGGAGAAGGCGAAGGCGGCCGGCGCGCAGGACGCCCTCGCGCTCGCATGCGACGTCAGCGACGAGCAGCAGGTGCAGGCCTGCGTGCGGCAGACGGTGGAGCGCTTTGGCGGCCTGGACGTGGTGGTGAACAACGCGGGCCTGATGACCTTCAAACCAATTGTGGAACTGAGCGGCGCCGACTGGTCGCGGGTGCTGGGCGTGGACCTGCTCGGCAGCTTCTACTTCATCCGGGAGGCGTTCCGGGTGATGAAGCCGGGCGGCAGCGTCGTGAACGTCTCGAGCATCCACGCGGTCGAAACCTCGCCGCTCGTCGCGCCCTACGCGGCGGCCAAGGCGGCCGTGCTGTCGCTGACCCGCACGGCCGCCATCGAGGGCAGCCCGCTGGGCATCCGGGTCAATGCCGTGCTGCCCGGCGCGGTGAACACCCCGATGCTGTGGGACAACCCGAACGTCCGGAGCGGCGCGGAGCAGGTGGACCGGAGCATGGTCGGGGAACCGGAGGATCTGGCGGCCGCCGTGGCGTTCCTGGCGTCCACCGAGGCGCGCTTCGTGCAGGGGGCGGCCCTGGTGGTGGACGGTGGCCGGCTCGACCATCTGTAAACGGCGGCAGCGGGAGACGGCAGACCCATTGCCCTTCCTCACAGACCAAAACCGGCCCGGCAGATCTTGCCGGGCCGGTCTTTCGCTGTGCCGCTCAGGTCGGGTCGACGTACAGCAACGGTTTGAACTGATCGTCCGGCACGTAGCGCCAGCGGCGACGGCCCAGCAGCAGCGCCACCGCCGTGCTGATCGCCAGGATCAGCAGCATCCGCAGCACGAAGCCCAGGTACTGGCCGTCGTAGCTGCCGAAGATGGCCGCCCGGAAGGCATTGACCGCGTCCGTCACCGGCACCAGGGCGTGGATGCGCTGGAAGAACACCGACGAGAGTTCCACCGGGTAGCTGCCACCGCTGGCCGCCAGCTGCAGCACCAGCAGGATCAGCGACAGGATGCGGCCGGCGTCGCCCAGCAGCATGATCAGCGCCAGCACCAGCGTCAGGAAGGTCAGCGACGCCACGGCCGCCGTGAGCAGCACCCCGCCGGGGTTCTGGAACGGCACGCCCAGCAGGTGGACGCCCAGCACCACCACCAGCGACTGCGCCACCACCACCACGGCCGGAACCGCCAGCTTGCGCAGCAGGCGCGCGCCCTGACGGGTGGGCCGGGTGCTCTCGGCCAGCTGCAGGTACGGGAAGATGAAGGTGGTCAGCGTGACCCCCACCCACAGGCTCAGGGCCATGAAATACGGCGCGAAGGCCACCCCGTTGGTGCGGACCGTGGCGGTGCTGCGCTCCACCACCTGCACGCTGGCGGACAGGCCCGCCGGGTCGCCGCCCAGCTGCTCGGTGCGGCTGGGAATGCGGGTGTACAGCTGGCTCAGGCCGTCGCGCAGCCGGGTCGCGCCGTCCTGCAGGTCGGCGCTGCCGCTGGACAGCCGGGCCGCGCCGCTCGCCAGCTGCGCCACACCGCCCGCCAGGTCGCCGCTGCGGGCCGAGAGCGCGCCGGCTCCGTCGTTCAGGCGCTGCAGCTCCGCCTGGGCCGGCAGCTGGCCGGTGATGGTGGTCAGGGCCTCCTTGATGCGGACGTTGCCGCTCGCCAGGGTAGTGACGCCGGTCTGGAGCGCCTTCGCACCGCTGGCAAGGGTGCCTGCGCCCGTCCGGGCTGTGTTCAGGTTGCTGGCCAGGGCGGCGGCTCCGCTCTGCAGCTGGGCGCTTCCCTGCTGCAGCTGGCCGGTGCCGGCCGCCAGCGCCGCCGCTCCGGCGGCCGCTTTGCTGGCGCCCTGGGCGGCCACGCCGGTCTGGGTGGCCAGGGTGCGGGCCCCCTGCTGCAACTTGCCCGCGCCGCTCGCCAGCTGATCGGCGCCCGTCGAAAGCTGCTTCGCACCGCTCACCGCACGGGTGGCCCCCTGCTGCGCCTCGGCCAGCCGACCGGCCAGGGTGGCGGCCCCGGCCTGCAGCTGCCGCGCGCCAGTCGCCAATGCCGTGGCGCCACTCGCCAGCTGGGTGCTGCCGGTGGCCAGGGCGCCAGCGCCCTGCCGGGCCTGGGTCAGCCCACCGGCCAGCGCCTGGGCGCCGGTGCTCAGCTGCCCGGCCCCAGTCTGCAGCTGCGCGGTCCCGGCAGCCAGCGTCGCCGCGCCCCTGGTCGCGTCAGCCGCGCCGCCTTCCAGCTGAGCCAGGGCTCCTGCCAGGGCGCGGGTGCCGGTGTCGAGCGACGTGGCCCCGCCGGCCAGCTGGGCGCTGCCGGTCTTGAGCGCCGCCGGAGCCAGCAGGTTGCCCTTGACGCCGGCGGCCAGGGTGGTGGCCCCGCCAGCCAGCTGGCCTGCCCCGGTCTGCAGCTGGTCCGCGCCGGTGCGCGCCTGATGCAGCCCGTCCTGCAGCTGCGGCAGCCGGGACGCCAGCGTCTGGGCGCCGGCGTTGACCTGCGCCGCCCCGCCCGACAGCTCACCGCTGCCCTTCACCAGCTGACCCGCGCCGCTGCTCAGCTGCTCCAGCCCACCGACTAGGTCCGGCACACGGGCGGCGAGCTGCGCCGCGCCGCCGTTCAGGCGGGTAGCCCCGGCGTTCACGGACGCCGCGCCGCTGCTCAGCTGATCGGCCCCGCCCTTCAGCTGCCCCAGCCCGCTCTGGAGGGCGGGCAGCTGGCCCGCCAGCTCACCGGCCCCGGTGTTCAGCCGGGTGGCCCCGGTCTGAAGGGTCGCCGCCCCGTCCGCCAGCTGGCTCGCACCGGTCTTCAGCTGGCCCAGACCGCGGCTCAGCTGTGGCAGCTGCGCGCTGAGCTGGCCTGCGCCGCTGTTCACCTGTGCCACGCCGGCGTTCAGGCTGGCTGCGCCGCCCGCCAGCCGGGTGGCCCCGGCCCCCAGCTGGCCCAGGCCGCCCTGAAGCTCGGCCGCGCCGCTGCTGAGCCGCGCCGCGCCCTGCTGCAGCGGCTTCAGCTGGGCCGCACCGGGCGCCGCCGCCTGCAGCTGCCGCAGGCCGGCCGAGAGGTTCGTGGTGCCGCCGGTCAGCTGTCCGACGCCGCCTGCCAGCGCCTCCGCGCCGGTGTGCAGCTGCTGGCTGCCTGACGCGGCCTGCTCGGCCCCGTGCTGGAGCTGCCGGGCGCCGTTCTGCAGGGTGCCCGCACCGTCCGCGAGCTGCCCGGCACCGTCACGCAGCTGTCCGGTGGCGGTGCGGATGTCCTGAAAGCCCTTCTGCACGTCGGTCAGTGAGCGCTGGACAACCTGCCAGCGGTTGGAGCCCAGCTGATCATTGAGCCGCTGCGCCACCGAGCCGGCCACGCTGCTGCCCACCCGGCTGGCGAAGTAGCTGGTGCCCTGGGCGGTGTAGAGGTTGATCAGGCCGTGCTGGCTGCTGTTGCCCGCGATGGCCTTCTGACTGAAGTCGCGCGGCAGGCTCAGCGCAAAGTACACGTCGCCGCGCCGCACCGCCGCCTCTGCCGCCGCCTGGGTGGGGTAGCGCACCAGATGCACCGGAGGATCGTCGGTCAGCGACTGCACCAGGTCGTGGCCCAGGTGGTAGGTCCGGCCCCGCGCCGTGGTGCCCGCATCCTCGTTGGACAGCCCCACCGGCAGCGCCTTGAGGTTCCCGTAGGGGTCCCAGACGCTGCCCAGGTAGATGGTCACGTACAGCACCGGCACCAGCAGGATGATCAGGGTGGCCAGCCACATCAGCGGATAGCGCCACATGCGCCGCTCGAACACCGAGAGCTGACGCAGTTCGGCGCCCAGGCCAGGGCGCGGTGAGGGGGCCGGGGAGCCGTCCGGGGGCGAGGAGGGGGGCGTCATGCTGCTCACTCTGCTCGCTTATTGACACTTTGTCAAGTGACAGAATGTCAGAGATGCGCTACAGTGAAGCCATGACCGCACCGGCCTCCCGCAGACGCCTGCCCTCCGCGGACCGGCGCCATCAGATTCTGGAAGCCGCCGCCGCCCTGTTCGTGCAGCGCGGCTTTGAGGCCGTCAGCATGGCCGACATCGCGGGCGCGCTCGGAGTTTCGCGGCCCACCATCTACAGCTACTTCGCCAGCCCCGAGGCGGTGCTGGACGCGCTGCTGGAGGAGCGAATGCAGCAGCTGTGGGCGCGGCTCGCGCCGCTGCTTCAGGGCTCCTCAGACCACGGCCAGCGGCCAGCGCCGCAGCTGTTCGCCACGGTCTTCCGCTTCCTGCTGGAAGAGCGTGCGGAGCTGGCCCTGCTGCGCTGTGGCGGCGGCCCGAGCTTTCAGACGCGGCGAACCGCCTTCCTGGCCACCCTGGCCCAGCGCATCGAGCCGCAGCGGCCCGCCAGCATGAGCCGGCTGCCGCACCTCCTGCTGATCGTCACCACGCTGCTGGAGGGGATGGCCTTCACCGACCTGACCGGCACCCCACTGACCGGAGACGCGCTGGCCAGCAGCCTCGACACCTTCATCCGGGGGGGCATCGAGGCACTGCAGCGCGAGCAGGACGGTCACACCCCGCCCGGCTGACGCTTCAGCCGAGGTGCTGCACCGCCGCCTCGCACACGGCGAGGTGCGCGCGGACGAACATCGCGAAGTGCTGCCCGTAAATGGTCTCGTCCGGGGCCTCGGTGATCACCTGCAGCGGGCACAGCATGCCCGGCCGCTCCATCAGGATGAACGGCAGCCCCCCGATCAGCTGGTAGTGCGGCGGGCTGACGTGGGCGGCGCTGGCACGGCAGGCGCGCTGGGCGTGGGCCACCACGTCCGGCTCCTGACCCAGCCGCCGGGCGATGGTTCCGGCGAGGTCGCGCGCCTCCTGTTCCAGGCCGGGCCAGTACCAGACGATGGTCAGGAAGCCCACCGGCAGCGCCCACGACTCGAAGCCGTAGGGCGCGTAACCGCTGTAGGGCCGGGTCCACTCATGGGCCGGATAACCGTGCAGGTTCAGCTGCAGGCGGGCGCCGCTCGCCTGGGCCGCCTGCACCAGCGCCCGCGTCTCGAAGCGCGGCTCGGCCAGCCGCTGCCGCGACTCCAGGTCGTCACCGAGCGAGGTGTAGCGGGCCGCGTGGTGCATGTGCTCCGGATTCAGCTGAATCAGGGCGCGGTGCAGCGCCGCCCCGTCCGGGTTCAGCAGCGGCAGCACCGCGAACGGGCGCTGGGTGGCGGCCAGCGCCGAAATGAACCGCAGCGCGGCCACCGGCCCGGTGGTCTCGTTGGCGTGCTGCCCGCCGGTGACCAGCACGCCACCCGCCGAGCCGGGCCGCAGCACGCCCGGCACCGGCCGGCCGTTCACGCTGTGGCCCAGGACGCGCCACTCCAGGTCCAGCCGCCCGGCCTCGGCCCGCGCCTGTGCCCACAGGGCTTCCGGGCTCCACGGCCGGTCCGGCTGGCCGGCCGGGGCCGAGCCCTGATCGCGGCCCCAGGCGCGGCGGCCAGCAGCCTCCTCGTCCGGCCCGGTGCCTTCCTCCCAGGGGTCCAGCACCACCTGCACGCGGCTGTCCTGGCCGGGTGCGCTGCACACCACCGGCACGATCCGGCCCGGCTGCAGGCTGCGGTCCTGGTGGGCCACACCCCGGTGCCGCTTCAGCGCGTCCAGCGTGCCGAAGTACAGCTCCTCGCTGAGCGCCTCGGTCATGCTGACGCGCTCATCCAGCACCTCAAGCGGCAGGTCCGGCTCCGAGACGTGCAGCGTGGCCGACAGGTTGCGGAACACCGGCAGCCCGGGGCGGCGGTCGGCCAGGACCAGCAGTTCCGGCATCACCACCTCGCAGTACCAGTCCCAGCACAGCTCCCCGTCGGTGGGCAGCGGACGGTCATAGACCAGCTCGCCGGCGGCCATCACGCGCAGCCAGCCGGTCGGGGACGGCAGGCGCCGGCCATCCGGAGACGGGCGGTTGTGCAGCGGCACGAAACACTCGCCGCGCCACACCTCCTGCCCGGCCCGGAACAGCGCCGCCGTGTAGCGGGACGCCGCGTCGCCCGGCTGGAAGTCGGCGGTGACGCCCTCCTGCTCCAGCAGCGCCGCGAGCGGATACAGCTCCTGCAGAAAGCGGCTCGGCTGCTCCGGCGAGGCGAGCGGGTACTGCACGCTCAGCCGGTCGGCCTGCAGGCGCCGCCACAGCGGGCGCACCTCCTCGCTCAGCCAGAAATAGCCGGGCTTGTAGGCGCTGCGGACCCGCACGGTGCCCGGCTGGCCACGGTCGCGCAGCTGCGCCTGCAGGCTGCCGGAGAGCAGGCCGCGCAGGTCCGGCGACTCCGACACCCAGGCCTGCACCCGCAGCGGCCCCGGCATGGCGCGGAGCGTCTGGAAGGTCTCCAGCAGCCGCGTGCCCTCCCAGGGAAACTGCGCCTGCCAGACGTGGCGGGCCGGGCCGGGCCGGGTGGAGTCGAGGCGGAGGGCGTGCCGTTCTGGGTCATGGGTCATGTGCGTCTCCGGTGCGGGTCGAGGCGGTCGCGGAACCAGTCGCCCAGCAGGTTGAAGCCCAGCACCGTCACGGTGATGGCCACGCCGGGAAACACCGACACCCACCAGGCGGTCTGCAGGTACGTGCGGCCATCGGCCAGCATGCCGCCCCACGAGGGAATCTGCGGGTCCACGCCCAGGCCCAGAAAGGTCAGGCCGGACTCCAGCAGGATGTTGTTGGCGACGTTCAGGGTGGCCAGCACCACGATCGGGCCGATGGCGTTGGGAATGATGTGCCGCAGCATCAGCCGGCTGTCGCCGGCGCCGAGCGCCTGGGCCGCCTGCACGTACTCCTGCTCGCGCAGCGCCAGCACCTGCCCGCGCACCACCCGCGCGTACTGAGCCCACTGCGACACCACCATCACCGCGATCAGCTTCCACAGGCCCGGCCCGATGATGGCGATGACCGTGATGGCCAGCAGGATGAAGGGGAAGGCCAGCTGCACGTCCGCCAGGCGCATCAGCACGGCCCCGACCGTGGCGCGGTAGTAGCCGGCCAGCAGGCCCAGCAGCGTGCCGATCAGCGCGGAGAGCACCACCGACACCAGCCCGACCGTCAGCGAGATGCGCCCGCCGTACACCACCCGCGACAGCACGTCGCGGCCGATCGGGTCGGTGCCGAGCGGATGGGCGCCGGAAAAGGTGGGCGGCTGCAGCCGGGCCGACAGGTCCATCACATCGGTGCCGGCCGGGAACAGCACGCCGGCCAGCAGCACCAGCAGCACCACCGCCCCGGTGATCAGCACGCCGAACAGCAGGTCGGCGGTCAGCCGCACTCGTGGGCGTCGGCGGGCCGGGGCCACCACGGAGGGAGGCGTCGTCATGTCACTCCATCCGCACGCGCGGGTCGAACAGGCCGTAGGACAGGTCCACCAGCAGGTTCACCAGCACCACGAACAGCGCCAGCACCGTCACGGTGCCCTGCAGCACCGGATAATCGCGGTTGGCGATGGCCTGCAGCGCCAGCGACCCCAGGCCCGGCCACGCGAACACCTGCTCCACCACCACCACGCCGCCGATCAGGCCGCCGAACTGCAGCCCGATGAAGGTGATGACCGGGATGGCTGTGTTGCGCAGCGCGTGCTTGTACAGCACGGTGCGCTCCGACAGGCCCTTGCTGCGCGCCACCGTGACGTACTGGCTCTGCAGCACCTCCAGCAGCGAGGCGCGCAGCAGCCGCAGGGTGGTGCTGGTCAGGATCAGGCCGATGGTCAGGCTCGGCAGCACCAGCGAGGCGGCATTCTCGTACCCGGATGGGGGCAGCCAGCGCAACAGCACCCCGAACACCAGCACCAGCATGATGCCCAGCCAGAAGTTCGGAAACGACAGCCCCAGCAGCGACACGAAGCGGATCAGGTGATCGGCGGGCCGCCCCTGATGCACGGCGGCGTACATGCCGAGCGGCAGGGAGATGGCCAGCGAGATGACCAGGGAGCAGAACGCCAGCAGCAGGGTGGGCGGCATCGCCTGAGCAATCAGGCTGCGGACCGGCGTGCTGCCCCGGAAGCTGGTGCCGAAGTTTCCGGTCACGATGCCGCCCAGAAAGTGGCCGTACTGCACCAGAAACGGCTGGTCCAGCCCCAGGGCTTTTCGGATGTCGCGCAGCTGCTCGGTGGTGGGCGCCGACGCTCCCTGGAACTGGGCCACCGCCGGATCGCCGGAGAAGCGCAGCATGATCGCCACCACCAGCGTCACGAACACGATCACCAGCAGCGCCTGCAGCAGCTGCGAGACGAGGTACCGTGCCACGCCCGCTCACTTCACGCTGACGGTCTGCAGGTGCAGCAGGCTGTCGCTGGGCGCCTGGAAGCCCTGCACCCGTTTGTTCACGCCCCACAGGTCCTGCTGGTTATAGAGCGGGATGTCGGTGGCCAGATCGTGGGTCATGGTGGCGATCTGGCGCAGGAGGGTGAGCCGCTGCGGCTGGCTGGCGAGCGTGTGCTGCTTGTCCAGCAGCGCGTCGAGCTGCTTGTTCTTGAGGTTGGCGTTCCAGAACTGGCCGCTGTGGTAGAGCAGGTAGGCGGTGTTGTCGAAGTCGAAGGTCCAGCCGCCCCAGCCCATCTGGTAGGCGTTGCTGGTCTTGTTCTTGGGAATGATGTCGCTGTAGAAGGTGTTGGTCTCGTAGGGCTTCAGATCGGCCTTGAGCCCGACGGCCTGGAAGAAGCCGGCCACTGCCTGCGCCACCTCCCGGAACACCGCGTCCGTGCCGATGAAGTCAATGCCGATGCTGGTGCCGGGCTTCACGCCCGCCTCGGCCAGCAGCGCCTTGGCCTTGGCCGGATCGTAGGGGTAAGACTTCAGGCTCGGATCGAAGCCGAAGCTCTTGGACGACTGCATCGCCGCGATGGGGCTGCCGTAGCCCTGCAGGATCGACTTGATGATGGCGTCCCGGTCCACCGCGTAGTTGAGCGCCTGCCGCACCCGCAGGTCACTGGTGGGACCGTGCGAGGTGTTCAGGCGCAGCGACTGCACCGTGGGGCTGGGGACCGCCTGCAGCGTCAGCTTGCTGTCGCCCTTGATGGTCGCCACCTGCGCCACCGGAATGCCGGCGGCGATGTCCACCCGGCCCGCCTGCAGCTCCGCCACGCGGGTGGACGGTTCCTCGATGAAGCGGTAGGTGACGTTCGCCACCTTCGGCGCGCCGCCCCAGTAGCCTTTGAAGGCGGTCAGCCGCATCGATTCGCCGTTCTTGTACGACACGAAGCTGAAGGGGCCCGTCCCGACCGGGTGGGTGTCGAAGTAGGCGTCACCCTTGCTCTTGATGTAGGCGGGCGGCACGATCATGGCCCCGTACCCGGCCAGCTTGGTCAGCAGCACCGGGTCCGGCTGCGACAGCAGGAAATCCACGGTGGTCGCATTGACCACCTTCACCGACTTGATGCTGTTGTAGTTGGCCTGCTGCGGTCCCTTCTTGCCTTCCGGCCCCAGCAGCCGGTCGAAGCTGAACTTCACAGCGGCGGCGTTGAACGGCTCGCCGTCATGGAATTT
It encodes the following:
- a CDS encoding SDR family NAD(P)-dependent oxidoreductase, which produces MTTDPQHTPSPPLAHSNPNPTSGAIPRTDPSPLPAVSARRFEDRTVLVTGAASGIGLATALRFAQEGARVVIADLHADQAQAAAEKAKAAGAQDALALACDVSDEQQVQACVRQTVERFGGLDVVVNNAGLMTFKPIVELSGADWSRVLGVDLLGSFYFIREAFRVMKPGGSVVNVSSIHAVETSPLVAPYAAAKAAVLSLTRTAAIEGSPLGIRVNAVLPGAVNTPMLWDNPNVRSGAEQVDRSMVGEPEDLAAAVAFLASTEARFVQGAALVVDGGRLDHL
- a CDS encoding YhgE/Pip domain-containing protein → MTPPSSPPDGSPAPSPRPGLGAELRQLSVFERRMWRYPLMWLATLIILLVPVLYVTIYLGSVWDPYGNLKALPVGLSNEDAGTTARGRTYHLGHDLVQSLTDDPPVHLVRYPTQAAAEAAVRRGDVYFALSLPRDFSQKAIAGNSSQHGLINLYTAQGTSYFASRVGSSVAGSVAQRLNDQLGSNRWQVVQRSLTDVQKGFQDIRTATGQLRDGAGQLADGAGTLQNGARQLQHGAEQAASGSQQLHTGAEALAGGVGQLTGGTTNLSAGLRQLQAAAPGAAQLKPLQQGAARLSSGAAELQGGLGQLGAGATRLAGGAASLNAGVAQVNSGAGQLSAQLPQLSRGLGQLKTGASQLADGAATLQTGATRLNTGAGELAGQLPALQSGLGQLKGGADQLSSGAASVNAGATRLNGGAAQLAARVPDLVGGLEQLSSGAGQLVKGSGELSGGAAQVNAGAQTLASRLPQLQDGLHQARTGADQLQTGAGQLAGGATTLAAGVKGNLLAPAALKTGSAQLAGGATSLDTGTRALAGALAQLEGGAADATRGAATLAAGTAQLQTGAGQLSTGAQALAGGLTQARQGAGALATGSTQLASGATALATGARQLQAGAATLAGRLAEAQQGATRAVSGAKQLSTGADQLASGAGKLQQGARTLATQTGVAAQGASKAAAGAAALAAGTGQLQQGSAQLQSGAAALASNLNTARTGAGTLASGAKALQTGVTTLASGNVRIKEALTTITGQLPAQAELQRLNDGAGALSARSGDLAGGVAQLASGAARLSSGSADLQDGATRLRDGLSQLYTRIPSRTEQLGGDPAGLSASVQVVERSTATVRTNGVAFAPYFMALSLWVGVTLTTFIFPYLQLAESTRPTRQGARLLRKLAVPAVVVVAQSLVVVLGVHLLGVPFQNPGGVLLTAAVASLTFLTLVLALIMLLGDAGRILSLILLVLQLAASGGSYPVELSSVFFQRIHALVPVTDAVNAFRAAIFGSYDGQYLGFVLRMLLILAISTAVALLLGRRRWRYVPDDQFKPLLYVDPT
- a CDS encoding TetR/AcrR family transcriptional regulator, producing the protein MTAPASRRRLPSADRRHQILEAAAALFVQRGFEAVSMADIAGALGVSRPTIYSYFASPEAVLDALLEERMQQLWARLAPLLQGSSDHGQRPAPQLFATVFRFLLEERAELALLRCGGGPSFQTRRTAFLATLAQRIEPQRPASMSRLPHLLLIVTTLLEGMAFTDLTGTPLTGDALASSLDTFIRGGIEALQREQDGHTPPG
- a CDS encoding family 1 glycosylhydrolase, which gives rise to MIYFMFATGIENSNPTIEHGRVRVDELEKCRHYECWQQDFQLVQELGIQYLRYGPPIHRVWLGPGRYDWSFVDQTYADLKARNIVPITDLCHFGVPDWIGNFQNPDFPALFAGYARAFAERYPWVQLYTPVNEMYICALFSGKYGWWNEQLTTDQGFVTALKHVVKANVLAMKAILQVRPDAIFIQSESSEYFHAENPAAIGPAEFMNEVRFLSLDLNYGHRVSSEMYEYLLDHGMTREEYHFFLGNRLKHHCIMGNDYYVTNEHLMASDGNSRASGEIYGYSVITTQYSNRYGLPVMHTETNMTEGPKGDEAVCWLRKEWANVLRVRNDGVPIVGFTWYSLTDQVDWDCALRENNGRVNPLGLYDLNRNIRPVGAAYKQLIAEWRDVLPMQSVVLSLPIAPPSQQAQAGTGQVAQVVGKAGTLGAQSTPSASKEQ
- a CDS encoding ABC transporter substrate-binding protein — encoded protein: MARMNALLVTAALATTSLSLAQGSTLTVAIAQDPQSWDPIDTFLVAWGSVAHNIFDGLIQRGPDLKLQPGLATKWTYVTPTTLRFTLRQGVKFHDGEPFNAAAVKFSFDRLLGPEGKKGPQQANYNSIKSVKVVNATTVDFLLSQPDPVLLTKLAGYGAMIVPPAYIKSKGDAYFDTHPVGTGPFSFVSYKNGESMRLTAFKGYWGGAPKVANVTYRFIEEPSTRVAELQAGRVDIAAGIPVAQVATIKGDSKLTLQAVPSPTVQSLRLNTSHGPTSDLRVRQALNYAVDRDAIIKSILQGYGSPIAAMQSSKSFGFDPSLKSYPYDPAKAKALLAEAGVKPGTSIGIDFIGTDAVFREVAQAVAGFFQAVGLKADLKPYETNTFYSDIIPKNKTSNAYQMGWGGWTFDFDNTAYLLYHSGQFWNANLKNKQLDALLDKQHTLASQPQRLTLLRQIATMTHDLATDIPLYNQQDLWGVNKRVQGFQAPSDSLLHLQTVSVK
- a CDS encoding ABC transporter permease, whose amino-acid sequence is MARYLVSQLLQALLVIVFVTLVVAIMLRFSGDPAVAQFQGASAPTTEQLRDIRKALGLDQPFLVQYGHFLGGIVTGNFGTSFRGSTPVRSLIAQAMPPTLLLAFCSLVISLAISLPLGMYAAVHQGRPADHLIRFVSLLGLSFPNFWLGIMLVLVFGVLLRWLPPSGYENAASLVLPSLTIGLILTSTTLRLLRASLLEVLQSQYVTVARSKGLSERTVLYKHALRNTAIPVITFIGLQFGGLIGGVVVVEQVFAWPGLGSLALQAIANRDYPVLQGTVTVLALFVVLVNLLVDLSYGLFDPRVRME
- a CDS encoding ABC transporter permease, translated to MTTPPSVVAPARRRPRVRLTADLLFGVLITGAVVLLVLLAGVLFPAGTDVMDLSARLQPPTFSGAHPLGTDPIGRDVLSRVVYGGRISLTVGLVSVVLSALIGTLLGLLAGYYRATVGAVLMRLADVQLAFPFILLAITVIAIIGPGLWKLIAVMVVSQWAQYARVVRGQVLALREQEYVQAAQALGAGDSRLMLRHIIPNAIGPIVVLATLNVANNILLESGLTFLGLGVDPQIPSWGGMLADGRTYLQTAWWVSVFPGVAITVTVLGFNLLGDWFRDRLDPHRRRT
- a CDS encoding M14 family zinc carboxypeptidase encodes the protein MTHDPERHALRLDSTRPGPARHVWQAQFPWEGTRLLETFQTLRAMPGPLRVQAWVSESPDLRGLLSGSLQAQLRDRGQPGTVRVRSAYKPGYFWLSEEVRPLWRRLQADRLSVQYPLASPEQPSRFLQELYPLAALLEQEGVTADFQPGDAASRYTAALFRAGQEVWRGECFVPLHNRPSPDGRRLPSPTGWLRVMAAGELVYDRPLPTDGELCWDWYCEVVMPELLVLADRRPGLPVFRNLSATLHVSEPDLPLEVLDERVSMTEALSEELYFGTLDALKRHRGVAHQDRSLQPGRIVPVVCSAPGQDSRVQVVLDPWEEGTGPDEEAAGRRAWGRDQGSAPAGQPDRPWSPEALWAQARAEAGRLDLEWRVLGHSVNGRPVPGVLRPGSAGGVLVTGGQHANETTGPVAALRFISALAATQRPFAVLPLLNPDGAALHRALIQLNPEHMHHAARYTSLGDDLESRQRLAEPRFETRALVQAAQASGARLQLNLHGYPAHEWTRPYSGYAPYGFESWALPVGFLTIVWYWPGLEQEARDLAGTIARRLGQEPDVVAHAQRACRASAAHVSPPHYQLIGGLPFILMERPGMLCPLQVITEAPDETIYGQHFAMFVRAHLAVCEAAVQHLG